DNA from Musa acuminata AAA Group cultivar baxijiao chromosome BXJ1-5, Cavendish_Baxijiao_AAA, whole genome shotgun sequence:
GCTTTTGAGAACTCGGGAAATCGACTATTCTGACTCTCCTCCGAATGTGTTAGTTAATTCTCGACATACACGAGATTGTTCGTTTCGGAATTTTCTGTGTGTTGGAGATGGAAAGAAAATGTGAAAAATAGCCACAaacagatggatggatggataaaGTCTCTGTGGCTGCGTCTCTGTCCATCTTTATCTTGTGATTGTTGGACTTGTTGGATTTATGAGCCAATTATCATAGGTCAGTTTGGTGGAGTCGGGCCACAGGAATCGCCGACCTTGGTCTGCGGGGGGGGGGGCCGACCACGGGTTTGGGTGGGTCGCAATAAATGGAGGAGGTCTCAAAGTATCATCAACCGACCGACCTTATGATCTATGGGACAACCTCGAGGCTAGCTTGTCAAATCTGATGATGGTGGTCCTCATCGTATCACCACCATGTCAGACGATCTGAAGATTACGTTCCCGCAACTACAACAGTAATTTTTTAGGCCAAAAAAACAGAAAATTACTGTGAATCAACAACAATCACTATCACTGGAGTCGATCCATATGGAGTTTTTTCTAGGATCAATCTCTGTTCGGAGACGATGTTGCCGGTGAATCCGAGAAGAATCTTGTTTTGGGATTATTGGTGATCGTTTCTTTTTCTGACCGATGTGCTTAACATGGAACAAAGTTAGAATCTGTAATCATAGCCTTCTCCCGACTATGTTTGCGACAACTGGTTTTAAATTTTGTGTCTCTGTTTCCACTGTGTTGGAACTcacacgcatatatatatatatatatacatattctttCGTCACGGGACAACAGGAGCAACAGATACTTACTGCAGTCCCGAACAAGGGACGGTCTGAGAAACACAGTAAGTTGTGTGGGGGAACCTTAGTACAGTCTGAAAACAATGGCTATGACGGATGCCTTTCCAATCATGCCTGTAGTTTGCACCATCCCTTCTTCACGTCGTATAATGCCAAAGGAGATGTCCTTtccctccttccttccttccttcgtgTGCTCTTTGCTTTTTGGGAATAGAGATATTCATAGAATAGGACTCTGGTGGTTTGCAGTCCGGTGGTGATTTTTAATAACCCATTCCGAGTCGGAACCAGTGCAGCTCTCggacaaaaaggagaaaaagtaaaTGAGGAGGTGGAGTACTCAAATGCTACATCAATGCGCTTGGGTGAAACTGGGGATGGTTGTTGACTGGGGGCTTaccgatggctgaatgcttcgcttCTTCCTCTTGGTCTGAGGAGGGCAGAGAAGACAGCTCCTGCTCTTCTCTCATGGCCCCTCTGCGGCTGCTTCCAGGGCAGGCCAAACCGGCGTCGGAGGCCAGGGACTCGGCGGCTTTGAGGATCCATAGCGAGGCCGAGAGGAGGCGTAGGGAGAGGATTAACGCTCATCTTTCCACCCTACGGCGTATGATTCCCAATTCTACCAAGGTACGTTTATCCTTCACCTGTGTGGATGTTATTTTAGCAAGGTACAAATGATTCATAAAGCAGGAAATTAAACTTGTCGATGAAAGATGACATAGTGATGGTAGTCATCGACTATCATCCGGTaacagtcttcttcttcttcttcttcttttatttgtgTGGATAAAATATATGTTCTCTTCGTTTATTTTTGCTTGTCGAGTACATCAACCTTATCTATGTGTCACTTTCTTAATTTTTAACATATGCAAGCTTGTTTGGTTGCCTTTTTCCGCTATAAAACGGACATCGTGGGGTTGTGATCAGTAATTAAAACCAGGACAAATGGACAACCATCTTCCTTATCTCTTCGGACAGCGGTCCTGTTGTGTCTTCAGCGTTCGGAAGCTTTTGGCTCATTTTTCAGCTGCAGCAATGCCCCCAAACTCTTGTCTGCTATACTCATTTGTCCTAATCCGGTCTCATCCGCCTGCAGATGGATAAGGCGTCGTTGCTGGGCAGGGTGGTGGATCATCTGAGGGATCTGAAGAGAAGGGCGCTCGACGTCGACGGAACCATCGCAATCCCCGCTGAAGTGAATGAAGTCGACGTGGAATTCAATGCAGGGCATCAGCATGCTTTccctgaggaggaggaggagggagacgaCGACGATAAGCTGTACATAAAAGCTTCAGTTTGCTGCGACGATCGGCCGGACTTGTTGGAAGAACTGAGCGATGCGTTCCGCCGGTTGGGGCTTCGAGCTGTCAGAGCGGACATGATGACTTTGGGGGGACGATCGCGGAACGTCTTCGTCTTGTTCTTGAAGGATGGTGATAGAAGCGTGTGCTTGAGCTCCCTCAACAGGTCCATAAGAGAGACGTTGGGCAGGGTAGCTTCTTCGGGTGCGCCGCAGTCCAACGTGTTCGTGAGCAGGAGACGCAAAGCCATGCGATCGCATTAGGGTATTCTATGTAGGACATGCATTATCGTGTGCTTTGATGGCGCCATTCTTGTTATGTTGACCGATCCCATTTAGTTAATGGTTGGACGCAAGATGTTGTTTACGTAAAGTATGTAAGTTTTATGTATTCTTAATTTTGGGTTTTCTTTGGATGATTGACATTGGTAGTTATTAGAAATAAAAAGTTTTAATATGAAAACACCAAATAACTAAAAACAAAGCGTGGCTGTAGTTTAGTGGTTAGAATTCCACGTTGTGGCCGTGGAGACCTGGGCTCGAATCCCAGCAGCCACAGGATTAACttcctttttttactttttaatcattCACTTCAGCCGCGTGGAAGGAAGCAAACAACATGACACTATCCGATCGAATGTTTAAATCCAAAATCTTATTAAATGTGTTTTATTTAGCATTTACTTTAGcctgaaagaaaattttaataataattaagaGTTATAAATATTCCAAACTCATATGTGTGGAGCGAATCATTCGGAATTAGTGTGGATTGCATCGATTTGATCACGAGGTTTCATGCTTACAAATCGtaaattttattttgatgatcGAGGGGGGTTCGTTCAACTACACCTTTGATCTACGTTATCCGGGCTCACACTTTGGTGCATTCTGTTAACTCACTTATCGTGTTATGTTACTAGTTTTGAAGAGGTTTTTGTCACGTATAACCCAATACAATGTTTGTAAGATCCGATCCCCTATACAATCCTCCTCTCAATCTCTGGATATCGGATCTCTGTAATTAAGTTCCGATGAAGCCATTGAAATGTACGGCAAACATAAATACGATACGGCAAGGAAACTGGCATCTTCTCATCATATCTACGCGACATCCGACATAAAAAGACGAAAAGAATACGCATATAATCTCATTTCTACGTGACATGCATGGCATGGAAGATGAAACCAACCATATGAACCATGAGTGGTCCCACAATATGAACCACGGGACTGCTTTGCTCTCGGTGTCTCGAACAAACGCAAGGCAGCTCGAAATAGCCACCGCCCCAGCCTCAATTCTAGTAAACCATCAACGCCGAAAACCCTCATCGTCTCTCCCTCAGGCCACAGCCTCCTGTTCCGCGGCCTGCGATGATTCACCGAGCGACGCCCTGCACAGCGGGCAGCTCGTCTGAGCCCGTAACCACTCGTCGATGCACTCCACATGGAACCCGTGGCCGCAGCTTGGCAACACCTTCATCTTATCCCCCTCCATCACGCTACTCAGGCATATCGAGCACTGCGGCTCCTCGCCGGTCCCCGATGCTCGGTGCAGGTGCACCGGGAAGCTACCGATGATCTGCGGTTCGAGGCCGGCTGCCGGCGCCATGCTCACCGAGCCTGTTTCCGCCGTCCTGCGGCTGTGGCGATACGCCCACCTCACGAGCAGGCACACAAGTGTGGACGACAGGAGAACGGAGACGGAGATGAGGAGGATGAGGTTAAGGAGGGCGCCGCCGTGGACGTGGAAGTTCTTGTCGTCGAGATCGTCGTAGTGCCAACGGAAGGGCTGAGCCTGCTGGGCTGCCATGCAGGCAGGCGGGTGATGGTGGTGGATACGGATTGTGGTTTCAGCTTAACGAGGGTGAGAGGTGCGATGGAGTTTTGGCCCGTACCACATGAGTTCATCATCTCCtcacctatctctctctctctctctctcctcatcaTCTCCTCACCGCCGGGTTAGGTGTCCAAACGGTCGGCCACGCCATCTCGACTCGACCCCAAATGGACTAAGCACATGGGAAGTGTTGACATGATGGTGGGCGTTCGGGTTACGCGTGCCTCAGACCTGTCGTTGAGATCGCATATATAGGTTGTGTTCTTCGATCACGAGTAGGCATATATGATGAGTTATGGTGGTCATATAAGACTCTTAATGTATGAGTGGCACTAATCAgatagatcatgattttaattagACCATCAATTCATTTGTGTACCTCATCTGATCTACCGTTTCTAATTTGATGAGTTTTATAAAGCCTTAAACCGCTACAAAACAGCAAAATTTGTATCGCAAAGTTGTTGGTCCAATTCGAAAGCCTGCGGTGTCTATCTATCATACAAAGCGTAGTAGAATGCAAGATTAAGCCAACCCCACCTACACTTGGGTCTTTATATGAACTCGAGCATCACCCGCCCCGAAGGCCTGAAGCACTCGCTATATAAAGAGGTTCCGCTCCCCAAAAATTCCAACTCCCCCCTCTCCCACGAAAAGAAAAAGAGGGTTAACTATGGCGGACAACTTCCAGAAGCAGCCCCTCTGCTCGCTCGTTTCCGACGTCGACAACCACCATGGCGGCGACCCTCCCCGCCTTCCTAATTGTTCCACCTGATTGTTCCCATCCGATCTCTTGCGTTATTTCGGTGGATGAAGGAATCGATTTCCCCTTCGTATTTTGAGTCCGATTGCAGCTACCGCGACGATTCCGATCTGTGCTGAATTGGTAAAGCAAATGTTCGGCAGATGATGCTTTGAAATTTTTTAGTCCTTTTGTTTCTTCATCTTCCTTCGCTTCTTGCGATCCATCCAGCTGATGCTGATGGAATCCAAAATAGAACTTCGATTTATGGCCTACTTATTTCTACGGTACTCGTTAGATGGATTTCATGGGCGAAACTAAGGCGATGGGGAAGAATGGTATCGGCCTATGCGTCGTGCTTCGAGAAGCAGAAGGAAGTTCGATGAAACCGAAGCCGAGAGTATTACGATCGTGGGGATTCACAAGTAAGTTTCGTATTTCCTTTTTAATTTTCGCTGGTTTTGTGATCTGCTGCATGCTTCGGTTAGCAATTCAATTTTATGCATCTTGTTATTCGTCTTCTCTTTGATCTGCGGGCACCATCTCCACTAGTCGCTCTAGTGAACAGACATAAAGGCAGAGAGAGGCGAGTTCCAACTTACACGCTTGATTTCAAACGGTTGT
Protein-coding regions in this window:
- the LOC103986076 gene encoding transcription factor bHLH30, coding for MAECFASSSWSEEGREDSSCSSLMAPLRLLPGQAKPASEARDSAALRIHSEAERRRRERINAHLSTLRRMIPNSTKMDKASLLGRVVDHLRDLKRRALDVDGTIAIPAEVNEVDVEFNAGHQHAFPEEEEEGDDDDKLYIKASVCCDDRPDLLEELSDAFRRLGLRAVRADMMTLGGRSRNVFVLFLKDGDRSVCLSSLNRSIRETLGRVASSGAPQSNVFVSRRRKAMRSH
- the LOC135674045 gene encoding RING-H2 finger protein ATL66-like, which gives rise to MAAQQAQPFRWHYDDLDDKNFHVHGGALLNLILLISVSVLLSSTLVCLLVRWAYRHSRRTAETGSVSMAPAAGLEPQIIGSFPVHLHRASGTGEEPQCSICLSSVMEGDKMKVLPSCGHGFHVECIDEWLRAQTSCPLCRASLGESSQAAEQEAVA